One part of the Solanum dulcamara chromosome 8, daSolDulc1.2, whole genome shotgun sequence genome encodes these proteins:
- the LOC129900321 gene encoding sesquiterpene synthase 12-like: protein MATSSPIKSRPLANFHPTVWGYHFLSYTPQLTEITSQEKVEVDELKETIMKMLVETPDNSTQKLMLIDAMQRLGVAYYFDNEIETSIQNIFDTTMSQLQSGSENDDNLYVVSLRFRLLRQQGHYITSDVFKQFIDQDGKFKETVTNDVQGLLSLYEASHLRVRDEEILEEALTFTTTHLESIVSDLSNNVEVTEALSKPIRKTLPRVGARKYISTYQNDDAHNDLLLKFAKLDFNVLQKLHQRELSELTRWWKDLDFGNKCPYARDRLVECYFWILGVYFEPKYSRARKMMTKVLKMTSIIDDTYDAYAIFDELVPFTNAIQRWDISLIDSVPPSLRPVYQALLDVYDEMEQVLAKEGKSDRVYYAKYEMKKLVRAYFKEAQWLNDGNYIPKYEEHMENSLVTAGYMMGITSCLVGMEEFIPKETFEWLMNEPLIVRASSLISRAMDDIVGHEDEQQRRHVASCIECYMKEYGASKQEAYAKHHKEVVNGWKDINKELFRPTEVPMLALERGLNFARVIDTLYKEEDGYTNSKGKLKNMINSLLVEPVKI from the exons ATGGCTACTTCTTCTCCTATTAAGTCCCGTCCCTTAGCAAATTTTCACCCAACGGTTTGGGGATATCACTTCCTTTCTTATACTCCTCAACTCACG GAAATTACTAgccaagaaaaagttgaagttgATGAGTTGAAAGAGACAATTATGAAGATGCTGGTGGAAACTCCTGATAATAGCACACAAAAACTTATGTTGATAGACGCAATGCAACGATTGGGGGTGGCATATTATTTCGATAATGAAATTGAAACAtccattcaaaatatttttgatacgaCAATGTCCCAACTACAGAGTGGGAGTGAGAATGATGATAATCTTTACGTTGTTTCTCTTCGTTTTCGACTACTGAGGCAACAGGGACATTACATTACTTCTG ATGTCTTCAAGCAATTTATCGACCAAGATGGGAAATTCAAGGAAACGGTTACTAATGACGTCCAAGGATTATTAAGTTTGTATGAAGCATCACATCTGAGAGTGCGCGATGAGGAGATTCTTGAAGAAGCTCTTACCTTTACCACCACTCATCTCGAGTCTATTGTCTCTGACTTGAGCAATAATGTTGAAGTTACTGAAGCCTTAAGTAAGCCTATTCGCAAGACTTTACCAAGGGTGGGAGCAAGGAAATACATATCCACATACCAAAACGATGATGCACACAATGATTTGCTTTTGAAATTTGCAAAATTGGATTTTAACGTGCTCCAAAAACTGCACCAGAGAGAGCTTAGCGAGCTTACAAG GTGGTGGAAAGATTTGGATTTTGGAAATAAATGTCCATATGCAAGGGACAGACTGGTTGAGTGTTACTTTTGGATATTAGGAGTGTATTTTGAGCCTAAGTATAGTCGTGCCAGAAAAATGATGACAAAAGTACTCAAGATGACCTCAATTATTGATGATACTTATGATGCTTATGCAATCTTTGACGAACTTGTGCCGTTCACTAATGCGATTCAGAG ATGGGACATTAGTCTGATTGATTCAGTGCCGCCATCTTTGAGACCTGTCTATCAAGCCCTTCTAGATGTTTATGATGAAATGGAACAAGTGTTGGCTAAAGAAGGTAAATCGGACCGTGTATACTATGCAAAATATGAG atgAAGAAATTGGTGAGAGCCTATTTTAAGGAAGCCCAATGGTTGAATGATGGTAACTATATTCCAAAATATGAGGAGCACATGGAGAATTCACTTGTAACTGCTGGCTATATGATGGGAATAACATCTTGTTTGGTCGGTATGGAGGAATTTATACCCAAAGAGACTTTTGAATGGTTGATGAATGAGCCTTTGATAGTTCGAGCTTCCTCATTGATTTCCAGAGCAATGGATGATATTGTTGGACATGAA GATGAACAACAAAGAAGGCATGTAGCTTCATGTATTGAATGCTACATGAAAGAATATGGAGCGTCGAAGCAAGAGGCATATGCTAAGCATCATAAAGAAGTTGTCAACGGATGGAAGGACATAAACAAAGAACTCTTTCGTCCAACTGAAGTACCAATGCTTGCTCTCGAACGAGGTCTTAATTTTGCACGTGTGATTGACACTCTATATAAAGAGGAAGATGGATACACAAACTCCAAAGGCAAACTTAAAAACATGATTAACTCATTATTGGTTGAACCTGTCAAGATATGA